Proteins encoded within one genomic window of Vidua macroura isolate BioBank_ID:100142 chromosome 2, ASM2450914v1, whole genome shotgun sequence:
- the RELT gene encoding tumor necrosis factor receptor superfamily member 19L, translated as MKRSGMHWWLVTVLGVLSGPAQGAGSCSAPERGTAGCPPGEEPTGDPAGTCRACPPGTFSLGDASCAAHTQCRAGNRILVAAGTAASDSRCGACLPGFHSPGGDSEPRGRCLPCAAAPRSTPGCSGRRRARSPEMPGRAPGTNGTRVTLLGEEEEEAAAAQAAVLTIVPVFCAMGLLGILVCNLLKKKGYHCTASKEPQLGGTGASSIYQLEDANEDTIGVLVRLITEKKENAAALEELLKEHQRQQLMPPSCAPLNKLHLLPQFPPACHHQQHLHTVQGPAPCARCSQKWPEVPPSLGATKVPKPGAHPSEVTILSIGRFRVSRIPEVRSEAGGEPLRGPLPAGSGM; from the exons ATGAAGAGGAGCGGGATGCACTGGTGGCTTGTCACCGTCCTGGGG GTGCTGAGCGGACCTGCCCAGGGCGCCGGGAGCTGCAGTGCCCCGGAGCGGGGCACAGCGGGATGCCCGCCCGGAGAGGAGCCCACCGGG GATCCAGCGGGGACGTGCCGAGCTTGTCCCCCCGGCACCTTCTCGCTGGGGGACGCGTCCTGCGCCGCTCACACGCAGTGCCGGGCCGGGAACAGGATCCTGGTGGCGGCGGGGACGGCGGCGAGCGACAGCCGCTGTGGAGCCTGCCTGCCGGG GTTTCACAGCCCCGGAGGGGACAGCGAGCCCCGCGGCCGGTGCCTGCCCTGCGCCGCTGCTCCCCGCAGCACCCCGGGGTGCTCAG GACGGCGGCGAGCCCGCAGCCCCGAAATGCCGGGCCGGGCACCGGGAACCAACGGGACACGCGTGACCCTgctgggtgaggaggaggaggaggcagcagcagcacaggcgGCCGTGCTGACCATCGTCCCGGTCTTCTGTGCCATGGGATTGCTGGGAATCCTGGTCTGCAACCTGCTGAAGAAGAAGGGTTATCACTGCACCGCCAGCAAGGAGCCCCAGCTCGGCGGCACCG GTGCCAGCTCCATCTACCAGCTGGAGGATGCCAACGAGGACACCATCGGGGTGCTGGTGCGGCTGATCACCGAGAAGAAAG AAAATGCAGCGgcgctggaggagctgctgaaggagcaccagaggcagcagctgatgcCACCGAGCTGTGCCCCCCTCAATAA gctgcacctcctgcctcagtttccccccgcctgccaccaccagcagcacctgcacacGGTGCAGGGACCGGCCCCGTGTGCCCGCTGCAGCCAGAAGTGGCCCGAGGTGCCGCCATCGCTCGGCGCCACCAAAGTCCCCAAGCCCGGCGCTCATCCCAGCGAGGTGACCATCCTCTCCATCGgcag GTTTCGGGTGTCCCGGATCCCTGAGGTGAGGAGCGAGGCTGGGGGGGAGCCCCTCCGTGGTCCCCTCCCCGCCGGCAGCGGGATGTGA